The following is a genomic window from Syntrophorhabdales bacterium.
AGCAGCATACCCGGTCGTATATAAATGAGCCCAAGAAGACCTATATGTATCAGGCCCATCACTCCGCGGCCCTGATAGGGCCAGTGGGGCCAATGGTAAACTTCTGAGGCAACAAGTGCGCACCCGGTAGTAGTGGCGAGATGAAACCAGAACGAAAGCTCGTGAAAGGTAATCCCATAAACTGCCGCTCCGAACAGAACGCTGGTCACCGCCACATGAGCCGTTCGCAGCACAATGTCCACCGTGCGGGTCCACGCCGGTCGCTTGTTTCTCTTTTCGGGAATAGTAATAGTGCTGTCGATCATGCTTTCCCTTCATCGCTCTGAAATTTGTAGACCAAATAGCAGTCGGCTCTCAGCAACATTGCGGCCAGCCTGGCCGCGTCCGTCATCCTCAGGATGCCCCTCGAAAGGCCACTATGTCGCCTTCATTCAACAAAGTGTCCATACGGGATTCTGTCAGATACGTCCCGTTATTGAGGACAACGCGGATCTCGAAATCCACATCACCGTTACCGTCGAGGATAGTTTTCGATATCGACTGACCGAATTTCCGCACAAGGCTTTGTGTCAGCTCGCGGAGCGTCGCGCCCGGAAACTCAAACTCGAATTCCTTCTTTTTGTTGAGCACTCTATAGAGTACGGGCATCCCTTCAAAATTGAGTGTCACTTTCATCGTTCCGTGATCCTCCTCTCATACTAGGCCTTCAATGCAAGGTAGAGGGCGGGAGCGCCATAGCCCATTCTAGTTTACCTCCCTCATCGCACAATCGCCATACGCTCACCGGCTGTTTTCTTGCAAACCCGCAACGGGACTCCTCACCCATCAATGACTGAACGGGCAGTATCGTTCCCAGCCAAACAGGGACGTAATACCCGCTGCAGTTACTCCGTAGAAAATGACTTCCTTTTCGTTAAGGAACCGTGTGATCGTGCCATTTACTGCTGTCGAGCCCGTTGTCAGAACAACCGAAGACCAGGAGACCACATCGGCCACGTTATCGGGGGGTTCAACGGTTATTGCGAACTTCTCTTTGCCGATGTTGTCCTGGTCCAGATCGAGCATTCTAAGCGGGAAAGCTTTCGAGAGTTTTTCAGCCATGGCGGGCTGGTAACCGATAAGAGCCACCCGCGGATCTTTGTACGTCATCTTTATGTATTCCACCAGGTGGGTCGCGCACTGGGCGGGCTCGGTATCCTTACAGTGCACTGTCCCGGTAACAAGACCTTTATGGCGCATGATGGCGTTGAGGCTTGCCAGGAATACCGCTCTGCGAAGATTGTCAGACAGATCAAACGACAGAACGCTTCGCACTGACCCTGCGTAGTTGCCGGGCCTGTCGGTGAACGCCTGACCTTTCGCATCCCTGAATCTCGCCTCCACCATGAATTCTTTGCCTTTCATGAGAGGAAAATCGTCTCGCCCCGGTTTGCCGATAGCCTCCATTGCCGAGAGCGTCTTTGCGGAGACGACCGCTATTTCTTCATCAGCAATTCGTTTTTCGCTTTCGATGAGTTTACGGAACTCCTGTTTAAGATCGCCGTAAATGTCCATCACTCCCTCTGACTCTTCATCACGTATTTTTGAATTCCTTTCGCATCATGGTGAGAAGGCGAATACCGCCTCCCCGTTTCAACTGTCTGAAGCTGGCGCCCTCGCTGATATGCCTGAGCACCAGAGCCTCGTCCGTCACCATACTTCCGGAGACGACGTCAAGGCCGTAATCGAATAAAACCTCACTTACCGGCGTTGTTGGTCCGAGAAGCATCTTGACGCTCGTATTGGTACAGAGTCGTAGGAGCCCCGGTAGCGTGTGGTTAATGAGCGTGGTGCCCGATATAGCCACGATGTCCGATTGCGGCAGAAATTTCTCTGCCTCCTCGGCCAGGTGATCCTCGGGTCGCGGATGCAGTTCCATGACCCATAGATTCCGGGCAATAGGTCTGAGCTCATCAACGAAAGGGAAATGGCCGATGACCGACACGTTTTTCCCCTCACCGTTTTCTGCTATCAAGCCGCCAGCATTAAGTTCGACGCACTTTCCCTGATCGATATCGATCAGGGAATTTACAGCCGCAAGACCCAGCGAGGCTTTACTTATATCATCGGACAAAACATACCGAGCAATCTCCAGCGCTGTGAGCTTCGACAACATGCTCTGGAAATCATTCTCTCCTTCGTCATCACAGCAATAGTCACGGATCATCGTTGAGGAGAGGCCGCAGTGCTTGCTTACGACAGCAGTCCAATGAATGCCTTTTCGTATCTCCCGTACTGGAGCATCAGCCCGAATGTTGTCTATGATTGCCTGTAGTATTTCCATAACAACTTATGTTCGCCTCACTTACGCGCGGGCACCCTCGTTTCAAGAGCCGGCTTCAGGGAAAGATGGCCATTCGGTTCCTCGACATCGCAGTCTATATACTGCACCCGTTGATCCGCGTAAGAGAGGAACCAGGCCAGGTTTGCGGCAATTGTCGTCTTGCCCGTTCCTCCTTTGCCGCTTGCAAACACAATCTTCGTACCCCGTATAATCTTCATCTCAGTCGTATTCCCTGAAGTGCTCAAAGGTAACAAACGTCGCCAAGAGACAATCTCTCATTGCGCGCTTAATGTGCCGGCACCATG
Proteins encoded in this region:
- a CDS encoding P-loop NTPase, with product MKIIRGTKIVFASGKGGTGKTTIAANLAWFLSYADQRVQYIDCDVEEPNGHLSLKPALETRVPARK
- a CDS encoding DUF364 domain-containing protein; the protein is MEILQAIIDNIRADAPVREIRKGIHWTAVVSKHCGLSSTMIRDYCCDDEGENDFQSMLSKLTALEIARYVLSDDISKASLGLAAVNSLIDIDQGKCVELNAGGLIAENGEGKNVSVIGHFPFVDELRPIARNLWVMELHPRPEDHLAEEAEKFLPQSDIVAISGTTLINHTLPGLLRLCTNTSVKMLLGPTTPVSEVLFDYGLDVVSGSMVTDEALVLRHISEGASFRQLKRGGGIRLLTMMRKEFKNT
- a CDS encoding DUF364 domain-containing protein, which translates into the protein MDIYGDLKQEFRKLIESEKRIADEEIAVVSAKTLSAMEAIGKPGRDDFPLMKGKEFMVEARFRDAKGQAFTDRPGNYAGSVRSVLSFDLSDNLRRAVFLASLNAIMRHKGLVTGTVHCKDTEPAQCATHLVEYIKMTYKDPRVALIGYQPAMAEKLSKAFPLRMLDLDQDNIGKEKFAITVEPPDNVADVVSWSSVVLTTGSTAVNGTITRFLNEKEVIFYGVTAAGITSLFGWERYCPFSH